Below is a window of Tistrella bauzanensis DNA.
AACCACCCCCCACACCGCGCGCAAGCGCTGGATCGGCGGCCGGCTGAGCCCGCGCGGCGCGCTCAGCGTCGATGACGGCGCGGTGCGCGCCCTGGCCCGCGGCGGCAGCCTGCTGCCGGCAGGTGTGCGCATGGTCGACGGCCAGTTCGATCGCGGCGACGCGGTCGCGGTGCTCGATGGCCAGGGCCGCGAGATCGCCCGCGGGCTGGCCGCCTATGGCGATGCCGATGCCCGCGCGATCGCCGGCCACCGCTCGGCCGAGATCGAACAGATTCTGGGGTTTCGCGGCCGGGATGAGATGATCCACCGCGACGATCTGGTATTCCACGCCGCTGGCGACGAAGAGGAGGCCTCTGTGTGATGACCGACAGCCTGACCACCGCCAACCCCGGCGTCGCCACCACCCCGGCCACCAACATTCCGGACCCGGCCACCGTCACGCCGGCGACCACCACCCCTGAAGCCCTGATCGCCGATATGGGCGCCCGCGCCCGTGCGGCACAGCGTCAGTTGGCGCAGACGGCCCCCGACGCCAAGACCGCGGGCCTGAAGGCGGCGGCGGCGGCGATCCGTGCCGGCCGTGACGCGATCCTTGAGGCCAACGCCACCGACATGGCTGCCGCCCGCGATCGCGGCCTGACCGGCGCGCTGCTCGACCGGCTGGCCCTGGACGCGGGCCGGATCGAGGCGATCGCCCGCGGTATAGAGGATGTGGCGGCGCTGGCCGATCCGGTCGGCCGGGTGATGGAGGAATGGGACCGCCCCACCGGGCTGCACATTGCACGGGTGCGGGTGCCGCTGGGCGTGGTGGGCGTGATCTATGAAAGCCGCCCCAACGTCACCGCCGATGCCGGCGCACTGTGCCTGAAGGCCGGCAATGCCGTGATCCTGCGCGGCGGCTCGGAAAGCTTCAACAGTTCGCGCGCCATCCATGCGGCGATGGTGGCGGGGCTGGCATCGGCCGGCCTGCCCGCCGACGCCGTGCAACTGGTGCCGGTCACCGACCGGGCTGCCGTGGGCGCCATGCTGGCTGCCGTCGGCCTGATCGACGTGATCGTGCCGCGCGGCGGCCGGTCGCTGATCGAGCGGGTGCAGACCGAGGCGCGGATGCCGGTCTTCGCCCATCTGGAGGGCCTGTGCCATGTCTATGTCGATGGCGCCGCGAATCCTGAGATGGCCCAGGCGATCGTGATCAACGCCAAGCTGCGCCGCACCGGTATCTGCGGCTCGGCCGAAACCCTGCTGGTCGACCGGGCCGCAGCGCCCGTCATGCTGGCGCCGATCGTGACCGCGCTGCTGGATGCCGGCTGCGAGGTGCGCGGCGACGCCGCGGTTCAGGCGGCGGATGCCCGGGTGGTGCCGGCGACCGAGGCCGACTGGCGGACCGAATATCTGGATGCGATCATCTCGGCCCGCGTCGTCGATGGCGTGGCCGGTGCCAT
It encodes the following:
- a CDS encoding glutamate-5-semialdehyde dehydrogenase, giving the protein MTDSLTTANPGVATTPATNIPDPATVTPATTTPEALIADMGARARAAQRQLAQTAPDAKTAGLKAAAAAIRAGRDAILEANATDMAAARDRGLTGALLDRLALDAGRIEAIARGIEDVAALADPVGRVMEEWDRPTGLHIARVRVPLGVVGVIYESRPNVTADAGALCLKAGNAVILRGGSESFNSSRAIHAAMVAGLASAGLPADAVQLVPVTDRAAVGAMLAAVGLIDVIVPRGGRSLIERVQTEARMPVFAHLEGLCHVYVDGAANPEMAQAIVINAKLRRTGICGSAETLLVDRAAAPVMLAPIVTALLDAGCEVRGDAAVQAADARVVPATEADWRTEYLDAIISARVVDGVAGAIDHIEAYGSHHTDSIVTDDAATAERFLAEVDSAIVMHNASTQFADGGEFGMGAEIGISTGRMHARGPVGVEQLTTFKYVVRGQGTLRA